From Actinopolymorpha cephalotaxi, one genomic window encodes:
- a CDS encoding glycoside hydrolase family 71/99 protein, producing the protein MSNDFVGTQAEGPKLPRRRMLAGSAGLAAGTAAVLGSSAIAHASPAGGSGDAGSPNLGPAAPRRASAVPSRRTRIGIGYETWWPGHGWERPEAEPVLGHYDSSDPNVILQHARWLTWSGFDHLCVDWSNNLGGAWTSGRADQIMGATDKLLEIYVQHKIKLQLYLLLGLDGGKVGTPHFVAEVDRIKSKYLNDPRYRPFFVEHDGKPLLTIFTGARTTEPPDWSDDTFTVRYMGAFREIVLNPGGVWSWVDRVAYANGQTAAVHPFSKTDWNGWTADGDWKVETLAAQPAFNKVVATDVAWNKPAQGAAQSTGSLTSPAFTISDRSLAFDSVGFDMQAGSDLETTDGRNVFLLKDAVSGKVLRHAVPPGDSTRLYVRQWNVADLVGRKVVFQVSSKSSAGGGLGWLGLDGLWQQRSEQMTACVSNGGNEAPGGYAN; encoded by the coding sequence ATGAGCAACGATTTTGTTGGTACGCAGGCCGAGGGGCCGAAGCTGCCGCGGCGGAGAATGTTGGCCGGTTCGGCCGGTCTGGCCGCCGGCACTGCCGCTGTCCTCGGCAGTTCCGCCATTGCCCATGCCAGTCCCGCCGGCGGTAGTGGCGACGCCGGTAGCCCGAACCTCGGGCCAGCTGCGCCGCGGCGCGCCTCGGCGGTCCCGAGCAGGCGTACCCGGATCGGTATCGGCTACGAGACCTGGTGGCCGGGCCACGGCTGGGAACGGCCGGAGGCCGAACCGGTCCTCGGCCACTACGACTCCTCCGACCCGAACGTCATCCTGCAGCACGCGCGATGGCTCACCTGGTCCGGGTTCGACCATCTGTGCGTCGACTGGTCGAACAACCTGGGCGGAGCCTGGACCAGTGGCCGTGCCGATCAGATCATGGGTGCCACCGACAAGCTGCTGGAGATCTACGTCCAGCACAAGATCAAGCTGCAGCTCTATCTGCTGCTAGGGCTGGACGGCGGCAAGGTCGGGACGCCGCACTTCGTCGCCGAGGTCGACCGGATCAAGTCGAAGTATCTGAACGACCCGCGGTACCGGCCGTTCTTCGTCGAGCACGACGGGAAGCCGTTGCTGACGATCTTCACCGGTGCCCGTACCACCGAACCGCCGGACTGGTCCGACGACACGTTCACGGTGCGCTACATGGGAGCCTTCCGGGAGATCGTGCTGAACCCGGGCGGAGTGTGGAGTTGGGTGGACCGGGTGGCCTACGCCAACGGGCAGACCGCGGCCGTGCATCCGTTCAGTAAGACGGATTGGAACGGCTGGACGGCCGACGGCGACTGGAAGGTGGAGACGTTGGCTGCGCAGCCGGCGTTCAACAAGGTGGTGGCGACCGACGTCGCGTGGAACAAGCCTGCGCAGGGCGCAGCGCAGTCGACGGGGTCACTGACCTCGCCGGCGTTCACGATCAGTGACCGCAGCCTGGCGTTCGATTCGGTCGGCTTCGACATGCAGGCAGGGTCCGACCTGGAGACCACTGACGGCCGGAACGTCTTCCTGCTGAAGGACGCTGTGTCGGGCAAGGTTCTGCGGCACGCGGTTCCACCGGGCGACTCGACCAGGCTGTACGTCCGGCAGTGGAACGTGGCCGATCTGGTGGGACGCAAGGTGGTCTTCCAGGTCAGCAGCAAGTCCAGCGCCGGTGGTGGACTGGGATGGCTCGGCCTGGACGGGCTGTGGCAGCAACGATCCGAGCAGATGACCGCCTGCGTCTCCAACGGCGGCAACGAGGCTCCCGGCGGCTACGCGAACTAG
- a CDS encoding LamG domain-containing protein, giving the protein MAAGVTIGNITPAAAEPPTSHLIARWSFDHDHDGQVVDDSENGYHGTLIGHPTYVPGKVGKALRLDGAGDAVEVPAELTKGMAAITFAAWFRMDQPWPWGRFIAGFAGGTGALYMEAKGQNLTPVVSLRDGGARADARTFGRIEAGEWHHLAVTAADGQVRCYLDGREAARQDGVTFDPAHLSGGTGYLGAAPDTSANPPKPRGVLPGALDDVRIYDVALDAEQIQGLSGPPPAPPGRNTPRYRPARDTAPETWRGSTRWIGSC; this is encoded by the coding sequence GTGGCCGCCGGAGTGACAATCGGCAACATCACGCCCGCGGCCGCGGAGCCGCCGACCTCGCATCTGATAGCACGGTGGAGCTTCGACCACGATCACGACGGGCAGGTCGTCGACGACAGCGAGAACGGCTATCACGGCACTCTGATCGGCCATCCCACCTATGTGCCCGGCAAGGTCGGCAAGGCGCTGCGGCTGGACGGCGCCGGGGACGCGGTCGAGGTGCCGGCCGAACTCACCAAAGGCATGGCCGCCATCACCTTCGCCGCCTGGTTCCGGATGGACCAGCCCTGGCCATGGGGCCGCTTCATAGCGGGATTCGCGGGTGGGACCGGGGCCCTATACATGGAGGCCAAGGGCCAGAACCTCACGCCGGTCGTTTCGTTGCGCGACGGCGGTGCCAGGGCAGACGCGAGGACCTTCGGCCGGATCGAGGCAGGAGAGTGGCATCACTTGGCCGTCACCGCCGCCGATGGCCAGGTGCGCTGTTACCTCGACGGCCGGGAAGCCGCGCGCCAGGACGGCGTGACGTTCGATCCGGCGCACCTGTCCGGCGGCACCGGCTATCTCGGCGCAGCTCCGGACACGAGTGCGAACCCGCCCAAGCCGAGGGGTGTCCTGCCGGGCGCCCTCGACGACGTGCGGATCTACGACGTCGCTCTCGACGCCGAGCAGATCCAGGGCCTGTCCGGGCCGCCGCCAGCGCCGCCCGGCCGGAACACACCGCGCTACCGACCGGCGCGTGACACCGCACCTGAGACGTGGCGCGGCTCGACGCGCTGGATCGGCAGCTGCTGA
- a CDS encoding LacI family DNA-binding transcriptional regulator: MTQVGFVFVRQAGAPRFEPFFNEILVGLESVLVPAGVDVIVQVVEDPAQELQVYRHWHDTRAVDAVVLKDLRVNDDRIQQLTELGMAFAVLADVTQVGEFAAVRIDNARAMHDSMNFLVERGHRTIGRVTGPTELVHTKIRTDALVEAARAAGVRVSVVTGDYSSQSGYRTTTSLLTSTPRPTAVVYDNDLMALGGLDAVRELGLDVPTAVSLLAWDDSVACQLASPPLSALRHDVQEMGVQLGNVLLTLLSTGPTSTRAAQPIIVERGSSTAVALERS, from the coding sequence GTGACCCAGGTCGGGTTCGTCTTCGTCCGACAGGCCGGCGCCCCCCGGTTCGAACCGTTCTTCAACGAGATCCTCGTGGGCCTGGAGTCGGTGCTTGTACCGGCAGGGGTTGACGTGATCGTGCAGGTCGTCGAGGACCCAGCGCAGGAACTCCAGGTCTACCGGCACTGGCACGACACCAGGGCTGTCGACGCAGTAGTCCTCAAGGATCTACGCGTCAACGACGACCGCATACAACAGCTGACTGAGCTTGGTATGGCCTTCGCGGTCCTCGCGGATGTCACACAAGTTGGCGAGTTCGCCGCCGTGCGAATCGACAACGCCCGCGCCATGCACGACTCGATGAACTTTCTGGTAGAGCGCGGGCACCGCACCATCGGGCGAGTTACCGGCCCGACCGAGCTGGTGCACACCAAGATCAGGACCGACGCGCTCGTCGAGGCAGCCCGGGCCGCTGGCGTGCGAGTTTCCGTCGTCACTGGCGACTACTCCTCACAGAGCGGCTACCGCACGACCACCTCGCTGCTCACGTCGACGCCGCGCCCGACAGCCGTTGTGTACGACAACGATCTCATGGCGCTGGGAGGACTCGACGCAGTCCGAGAACTCGGTCTCGACGTCCCCACAGCGGTGTCCCTCCTCGCGTGGGACGACTCCGTAGCGTGTCAGCTCGCAAGTCCGCCGCTGTCTGCACTCCGCCACGACGTCCAGGAGATGGGCGTCCAACTCGGCAATGTTCTGCTGACCCTCCTCAGCACCGGCCCCACCTCCACAAGGGCTGCCCAGCCCATCATCGTCGAACGAGGGTCGAGCACCGCTGTCGCACTCGAGAGATCGTAG
- a CDS encoding ABC transporter permease has translation MQVLKKLLFYLIALFAAVTLNFAIPRLLPSNPVDILLGKLAQQGPIPPQTRKSLQLLFGADPSVPLWRQYVDYLHSLVTGDFGVSVTYFPAPVVSVIGAAIPWTLALVGLTTVLSFTVGMAIGTIAGWRRGSWVDSLVPATTILHSLPYFWLALVLVYLLSIRVGAFPLSGGYDVRHTTPGPSWDFIASALHYGFLPALTIVISSIGAWLLGMRNMMVSTLSEDYIVTAEAKGLHPMRIMTTYAARNAALPSIAGFAISLGFVVAGSVVMEQVFSYPGIGNAFLLAVQNNDYALMQGLFLVITMAVLGANLVVDLLYQFIDPRTRART, from the coding sequence GTGCAGGTATTGAAGAAGCTTCTCTTCTATCTGATCGCGCTGTTCGCCGCTGTCACCCTCAACTTCGCGATTCCACGGTTGCTTCCCAGCAATCCTGTCGACATCCTGCTCGGCAAGCTCGCCCAACAGGGACCCATCCCGCCCCAGACGAGGAAGTCGCTTCAGTTGCTGTTCGGCGCCGACCCCTCGGTCCCACTGTGGCGACAGTACGTGGACTACCTGCATAGCCTCGTCACCGGCGACTTCGGGGTGTCGGTCACCTATTTTCCGGCGCCGGTGGTCTCGGTGATCGGGGCCGCCATACCGTGGACGTTGGCCTTGGTAGGCCTGACTACGGTCCTCAGTTTCACTGTGGGGATGGCGATCGGCACGATTGCAGGGTGGCGTCGCGGCTCCTGGGTGGACTCGCTGGTACCCGCCACCACGATCCTGCATTCGCTCCCGTACTTCTGGTTGGCACTCGTGCTCGTCTACCTACTGTCGATCCGGGTCGGCGCCTTCCCCCTCAGCGGGGGTTACGACGTGCGCCACACCACGCCTGGGCCGTCATGGGACTTCATCGCGAGTGCACTCCACTACGGATTCCTGCCCGCGCTCACCATCGTGATCAGCTCGATCGGTGCATGGCTTCTCGGCATGCGCAACATGATGGTGTCGACCCTCTCCGAGGACTACATCGTCACCGCGGAGGCCAAAGGCCTGCACCCGATGCGAATCATGACCACCTACGCCGCTCGCAACGCGGCCCTGCCGTCCATCGCCGGCTTCGCCATCTCCCTAGGCTTCGTGGTCGCCGGTTCGGTGGTGATGGAACAGGTATTCTCCTATCCCGGCATCGGCAACGCGTTCCTCCTGGCGGTGCAGAACAACGACTATGCCCTGATGCAGGGACTCTTCCTGGTAATCACGATGGCGGTTCTCGGCGCCAATCTGGTCGTAGACCTGCTGTACCAGTTCATCGACCCGAGAACTCGCGCCCGCACCTAG
- a CDS encoding glycosyl hydrolase family 28-related protein encodes MTDLNVTDASVNPSAVSRKTSALSRKNLVRSGAVALLGAAALAGPSRRAEAAPTPPHVRGEFVPNDDPRVNLVIDVRAWGAKGDGTTDDTRAIQAALDAATHGETVLFPEGRYRITKTLTHQGALGLSGLGQGLSVIDWAGAGDAIKLTFSSGASADYLMLRDLTVNSTRPDAGTAVSAVWSEPYAGAWPHATIDALEVTRGDGNGQRWQCGLYLQGAWRSTVTSYSFTSAAHEGVGIQLEGQCVDCYLVDMHLSNCDTPILLGWATEGTVIENAVMVGPRHGLRCKVNDAGRKGPWFTLRDSHCNSLASAVEMEGTGDAWVVDNLFYKTPGSSDDYVGVKLTNCRQIRVRGNEIYNISAEDTTNNGIELHNSTECLVNENTTVNLLGKGSGIIVDHSPDARVMNNYSRNVGTGIRVTAGSDRCMVTHNAFRITDSGAVPGAAAVVNDGKDNLVESNTDFRTG; translated from the coding sequence GTGACCGACCTCAACGTCACAGATGCTTCGGTGAATCCATCGGCCGTGTCACGCAAGACATCGGCACTGTCGCGCAAGAACCTGGTGCGAAGTGGCGCGGTAGCGCTGCTGGGTGCCGCAGCTCTTGCCGGACCGTCCCGGCGTGCCGAGGCGGCGCCGACGCCGCCGCACGTGCGTGGTGAGTTCGTGCCAAACGACGACCCGCGGGTCAACCTGGTGATTGACGTGAGGGCATGGGGCGCCAAGGGGGATGGCACGACCGACGACACCCGAGCGATCCAGGCCGCGTTGGACGCGGCGACCCACGGAGAGACGGTCTTGTTTCCCGAGGGCAGGTACCGAATCACGAAAACGCTGACCCATCAGGGCGCATTGGGGCTATCGGGTCTGGGACAGGGTCTCAGCGTCATCGACTGGGCCGGCGCCGGCGATGCGATCAAGCTCACCTTCTCCAGCGGTGCATCGGCGGACTATCTCATGCTGCGCGACCTCACGGTCAACTCGACCAGGCCAGATGCCGGTACGGCCGTCTCAGCGGTGTGGTCCGAGCCGTACGCCGGTGCGTGGCCACACGCCACCATCGACGCGCTGGAGGTGACCCGCGGCGACGGCAACGGCCAACGCTGGCAATGCGGGCTGTATCTCCAGGGAGCGTGGCGGTCCACGGTGACCAGCTACAGCTTCACGTCCGCAGCGCACGAAGGGGTGGGCATCCAGCTGGAAGGCCAATGCGTGGACTGCTACCTGGTGGACATGCACCTGAGCAACTGCGACACCCCGATCCTCCTCGGCTGGGCGACCGAAGGGACGGTGATCGAGAACGCCGTCATGGTCGGACCGAGGCACGGTCTGCGCTGCAAGGTCAACGATGCGGGTCGCAAGGGTCCGTGGTTCACCCTGCGGGACTCACACTGCAACTCGTTGGCGTCGGCGGTGGAGATGGAGGGGACCGGAGACGCCTGGGTGGTGGACAACCTGTTCTACAAGACTCCCGGTAGCAGCGACGACTACGTCGGTGTGAAGCTCACGAACTGCCGCCAGATCAGGGTCCGCGGCAACGAGATCTACAACATCAGTGCCGAGGACACCACCAACAACGGGATCGAGCTGCACAACTCGACCGAGTGCCTGGTGAACGAGAACACCACGGTCAACCTGCTGGGCAAGGGATCCGGCATCATCGTCGACCACTCCCCGGACGCGCGGGTCATGAACAACTACAGCCGCAACGTCGGTACCGGCATCCGGGTCACGGCTGGCAGTGACCGCTGCATGGTGACGCACAACGCGTTCCGGATCACCGACAGCGGCGCGGTACCCGGCGCGGCCGCCGTCGTCAATGACGGAAAGGACAATCTTGTCGAGAGCAACACCGACTTCCGGACCGGCTGA
- a CDS encoding ABC transporter substrate-binding protein, with product MGDTLNVYNGGSGQFVKNFNPFSPTVLANVQGMIYESLFYFNDLAPLGTKPTPVLGESYEANDSGSVVTVKLKRGVKWSDGKPFTADDVAFTFNTVRDTKELDTTGNAPSAKVTGDDEVTLTFDKPALADIPSVLGSTWIVPKHIFSSMDKIPTDPNAKPVGTGPMKLANFTAQSYVFEKNDTFRQASDIRVPGMRMYSLSGNQAATNKLLKSELDWAGIFIPDVDKVLKPFPDISYSPAGYQQVELTACSNSNLGCTGPQTSPTVRQAISAAIDRNQINKLAYYGRGLPISPTYGVVKRDDKLVADQFSPASMQADVAKAKALLESDGWKLGADGIYAKGGKRLSMDVIVTTGYTDYIAALNIMKQQLQKAGIEIKPQQQANAEVISARGLGKFQLAIDGIFQGPIADLYYVYSKYFDSSQAAPVGKSGNPYGNVAKFSNPKVDAAVKAAGETEDIAEKAKLYGQVQSIIVPDMPYIPVINYQSYGLHSTANYTGWPTKDNPYAHGGPGGGGGEQTLLRLRPKK from the coding sequence ATGGGCGACACGCTCAACGTGTACAACGGCGGCAGCGGCCAGTTCGTGAAGAACTTCAACCCGTTCTCGCCAACCGTGCTCGCGAACGTGCAGGGAATGATCTACGAGTCACTGTTCTACTTCAACGACCTGGCGCCCCTCGGCACGAAGCCGACCCCCGTGCTCGGCGAGAGCTACGAAGCCAACGACTCGGGGTCCGTGGTGACGGTCAAGCTCAAGCGCGGGGTGAAGTGGAGCGACGGTAAGCCCTTCACAGCCGATGACGTTGCGTTTACCTTCAACACCGTCCGTGACACCAAGGAGTTGGACACCACCGGCAACGCTCCCTCGGCGAAGGTGACGGGGGACGACGAGGTCACACTGACCTTCGACAAGCCCGCGTTGGCCGACATCCCGTCGGTCCTCGGCAGCACTTGGATCGTGCCCAAGCACATCTTTTCCTCGATGGACAAGATCCCGACCGACCCCAACGCCAAGCCGGTGGGCACGGGACCGATGAAGCTGGCCAACTTCACCGCCCAGTCCTACGTGTTCGAGAAGAACGACACCTTCCGCCAAGCTTCCGACATCCGCGTTCCTGGTATGCGGATGTACTCCCTGTCCGGCAACCAGGCCGCCACCAACAAGCTACTCAAGTCCGAGCTTGACTGGGCGGGAATCTTCATCCCCGACGTCGACAAGGTCCTCAAACCGTTCCCTGACATCTCGTACAGCCCCGCTGGCTACCAGCAGGTCGAACTGACCGCGTGCTCCAACTCCAACCTCGGCTGCACCGGCCCCCAGACCAGCCCAACCGTCCGCCAGGCCATCTCCGCTGCGATCGACCGCAATCAGATCAACAAGCTGGCCTACTACGGCCGCGGCCTGCCCATCTCCCCCACCTACGGCGTGGTCAAGCGGGACGACAAGCTCGTCGCGGACCAGTTCTCCCCAGCCTCCATGCAAGCAGACGTGGCAAAGGCCAAGGCACTCCTCGAAAGCGACGGCTGGAAGCTCGGCGCCGACGGCATCTACGCCAAGGGCGGTAAGCGCCTGAGCATGGACGTGATCGTGACGACCGGCTACACCGACTACATCGCCGCTCTCAACATCATGAAGCAGCAGCTGCAGAAGGCCGGCATCGAGATCAAGCCGCAGCAGCAGGCGAACGCCGAGGTCATCAGCGCCCGCGGCCTCGGCAAGTTCCAGCTGGCGATCGATGGAATCTTCCAAGGCCCGATCGCGGACCTCTACTACGTCTACAGCAAGTACTTCGACTCCTCCCAGGCCGCGCCGGTCGGCAAGTCCGGGAACCCGTACGGCAACGTCGCGAAGTTCTCCAACCCGAAGGTGGATGCGGCAGTCAAGGCCGCGGGCGAGACAGAGGACATCGCGGAGAAGGCCAAGCTCTACGGGCAAGTGCAGTCCATCATCGTGCCCGACATGCCATACATCCCGGTAATCAACTACCAGAGCTACGGCCTGCACAGCACCGCCAACTACACCGGTTGGCCGACGAAGGACAACCCGTACGCGCACGGCGGCCCGGGGGGCGGGGGCGGCGAGCAGACCCTGCTGCGGCTGCGCCCGAAGAAGTGA
- a CDS encoding ABC transporter ATP-binding protein, translated as MSILRVRNLCKDFKLHRGLSSTILHAVKDVSFELTPGHTVALVGQSGSGKSTVANMIVQLEKPTSGEILLDGAPARRRGTGLQQYRKHVQMVFQDPFASLNPFHSIGHHLRRPLLLHGVASGPDEASAKSIELLERVHLTPGSDFIDRRPHELSGGQRQRVAIARALAPRPSVLIADEPVSMLDVSIRLNVLNLLARLQREENLAVLYITHDLATARHFSDEVMVMYQGEVVEAGPPDQVILRPQAEFTRRLVAAVPQPSRNQRLIDAAARYGTKEHQS; from the coding sequence ATGTCGATCCTCCGTGTCAGGAACCTCTGCAAGGATTTCAAGCTTCACCGCGGCCTGAGCAGCACCATCCTGCATGCGGTGAAGGACGTGTCGTTCGAGCTCACCCCGGGTCATACGGTCGCCCTCGTCGGACAGAGCGGCAGCGGAAAGTCGACCGTAGCCAACATGATCGTGCAGTTGGAGAAGCCAACATCCGGCGAGATACTGCTCGACGGCGCCCCGGCCAGGCGGCGAGGAACCGGCCTGCAGCAATACCGCAAGCACGTGCAGATGGTGTTCCAGGATCCGTTTGCCTCACTCAACCCTTTCCACTCCATCGGCCACCACCTGCGCCGCCCCCTCCTCCTGCACGGTGTCGCATCCGGCCCCGACGAGGCAAGCGCCAAGAGCATCGAACTGCTGGAGCGCGTCCATCTCACGCCCGGTAGCGACTTCATCGACCGCCGCCCGCATGAACTCTCGGGCGGCCAACGACAGCGGGTGGCCATCGCCAGAGCACTGGCGCCGCGGCCCAGCGTCCTCATCGCCGACGAGCCAGTCTCCATGCTCGACGTGTCCATCCGGCTGAACGTGCTGAACCTTCTTGCACGACTGCAGCGTGAAGAGAACCTCGCCGTCTTGTACATCACCCACGATCTCGCCACCGCCCGGCACTTCTCCGACGAGGTCATGGTGATGTATCAGGGCGAGGTGGTCGAGGCTGGACCCCCGGACCAGGTGATCCTGCGGCCTCAAGCAGAATTCACCCGACGCTTGGTGGCCGCGGTTCCGCAGCCGTCTCGCAACCAGCGGCTCATCGACGCGGCCGCTCGCTACGGAACGAAGGAACACCAGTCGTGA
- a CDS encoding ABC transporter ATP-binding protein has translation MTNDSSRTQTLLRVSDLTIDYSAERIVHAVKKVSIELRRGEILGLAGESGCGKSTLAYGISQLLRPPAVVTGGSVVFHDKTGEDVNVLALQGKDLRTFRWSKVSMVFQGAMNSLNPVISIRSQIDDIFATHRPDMSKSRRRGRARDLLDLVGVDVRRLDSYPHELSGGMRQRVMIAMALALDPQLMIMDEPTTALDVVVQRDILTEIMRLRSELGFAVIFITHDLPLLLEITDRIAVMRGGEILELATAEDLYFAAQHPYTRQLLRSFPSLTGEAGSFNRHGGVSAEAPGPYEAEGAK, from the coding sequence ATGACCAACGATTCCTCGCGAACACAAACACTGCTCCGCGTATCCGATCTCACCATCGACTACAGTGCCGAACGCATCGTCCACGCAGTGAAGAAGGTCAGCATCGAGCTACGACGCGGTGAGATCCTCGGTCTCGCCGGAGAGAGCGGCTGCGGCAAGTCAACTCTCGCCTACGGGATCAGCCAACTGCTCCGGCCCCCGGCAGTCGTCACCGGCGGAAGTGTCGTCTTCCACGACAAGACCGGGGAGGACGTCAACGTGCTGGCCCTGCAGGGGAAGGACCTGCGGACATTCCGATGGAGCAAGGTCTCCATGGTGTTCCAGGGCGCGATGAATTCACTCAACCCAGTGATCTCGATCCGCTCACAGATAGACGACATCTTCGCGACGCACCGTCCCGACATGAGCAAGTCTCGGCGCCGCGGGCGTGCGCGAGATCTGCTCGATCTGGTCGGAGTGGACGTGCGCCGGCTGGACAGCTACCCCCATGAGCTTTCTGGCGGAATGCGGCAGCGTGTCATGATCGCCATGGCACTGGCCCTGGACCCACAGCTCATGATCATGGACGAGCCCACGACCGCGCTCGACGTGGTGGTCCAGCGTGACATCCTCACCGAGATAATGCGGCTGCGCAGCGAACTGGGCTTCGCCGTCATCTTCATCACCCACGACCTTCCACTGCTCCTCGAGATCACCGACCGCATCGCGGTCATGCGAGGCGGCGAGATCCTCGAGCTCGCCACGGCCGAGGATCTCTACTTCGCCGCCCAGCACCCGTACACACGGCAACTGCTGCGATCCTTCCCGAGCCTGACGGGCGAGGCCGGATCCTTCAACCGCCATGGAGGGGTCTCGGCAGAGGCACCTGGACCGTACGAGGCAGAAGGAGCCAAGTAG
- a CDS encoding ABC transporter permease, with protein MPETLAVTSNTADGVNEQDAASGGRSTTTSGAWQRLLTAKFVTGTTMVLLIVMFGIVAPFFSQNPRKIDNVGLTPPGGGHLLGTTQIGQDVFAQLAYSTRGSLIVGVAVAALILALSALFGILGAYIGGTTDEGFSLLSNVMLVIPGLPLVIVIASYVQQKSVLLVILVLGLTGWAASARVLRAQTLSLRNRDYVLASRVAGERSWRVICVEILPNLLPVMSSGFVFGIVGAILAEAGLSFIGIGASGSLTWGTMLAGASDGQALLFGAWWWFAPPGLMIALLGTGLSLINFSIDEVINPKLRTYRVRAIRRGGPHRKGSVEPA; from the coding sequence ATGCCTGAAACCCTGGCCGTAACCAGCAACACGGCCGACGGAGTCAACGAACAGGACGCCGCCAGCGGAGGACGATCCACCACGACGTCAGGGGCCTGGCAGCGGCTACTCACGGCCAAGTTCGTCACCGGCACCACGATGGTGCTGCTGATCGTCATGTTCGGTATTGTCGCGCCCTTCTTCAGCCAGAACCCGAGAAAGATCGACAACGTCGGCTTGACGCCACCCGGGGGTGGTCACCTACTAGGCACCACGCAGATCGGCCAGGACGTGTTCGCTCAACTGGCGTACTCGACTCGTGGTTCCCTGATCGTGGGCGTCGCGGTCGCGGCTCTGATTCTCGCCCTCTCCGCCTTGTTCGGTATCCTCGGCGCCTACATCGGCGGCACCACCGATGAAGGATTCTCCTTGCTGTCAAACGTCATGTTGGTCATCCCGGGACTGCCCCTGGTCATCGTCATCGCCAGCTACGTGCAGCAAAAGTCGGTGCTACTGGTCATCCTGGTGCTCGGATTGACAGGGTGGGCCGCGAGCGCGCGGGTGTTACGGGCGCAGACACTGTCGCTACGCAACCGCGACTACGTGCTGGCCAGTCGGGTCGCCGGGGAACGCAGCTGGCGGGTCATCTGCGTGGAGATCCTCCCCAATCTCCTGCCGGTGATGTCCTCAGGCTTCGTCTTCGGCATCGTCGGTGCGATCCTTGCCGAGGCGGGTCTGTCGTTCATCGGTATTGGTGCCTCGGGGTCGCTTACCTGGGGAACCATGCTGGCCGGAGCGAGCGACGGGCAGGCCCTGCTGTTCGGCGCATGGTGGTGGTTCGCGCCCCCCGGCCTGATGATCGCCCTGCTCGGCACGGGGCTGTCGCTCATCAACTTCAGCATCGACGAGGTCATCAACCCGAAGCTGCGGACCTACCGAGTCCGGGCGATCCGACGCGGCGGGCCCCACCGGAAGGGTTCAGTGGAACCGGCATGA